One genomic region from Natrinema caseinilyticum encodes:
- a CDS encoding LEA type 2 family protein, whose translation MVRHSTWLVMFVVVTLIGATAAYGVLAVGRPQVESVDNEWGIVTTERTEVETRIAVDDPLLLRLGDSAADVSYTVSMNDIEVATERENRVQLGGNDSTVSLSTWLDNDDIPAWWASHVNRNETTTVRVDPEVGITYAGLRLPATGLTRTRTVRTNLLEPLRTNESRQVRAGGRTVFVVDETAAQWARATVDRSPIDASATVTNPTSVPVPVTEIGYTVRLNGIVVGQGVAARRTVIPPGSTRTLDANATIDTSRLDEWWITHVRNDETSTLSVEFDATLEYGGVTRTLPLDVLSYERTFETDLLGDETDETGDSSRNRESTRNRSRTARDEPPFGRRRPA comes from the coding sequence ATGGTTCGTCACAGCACGTGGCTGGTGATGTTCGTCGTCGTCACGCTGATCGGTGCCACCGCGGCCTACGGCGTTCTCGCAGTGGGTCGGCCGCAGGTCGAATCGGTCGACAACGAGTGGGGGATCGTCACGACCGAACGGACCGAAGTCGAAACGCGGATCGCCGTCGACGATCCCCTGTTGCTCCGTCTCGGCGATTCTGCGGCGGACGTATCGTATACGGTTTCGATGAACGATATCGAGGTCGCGACGGAGCGGGAAAATCGCGTCCAACTCGGCGGCAACGATAGTACCGTCAGCCTCTCGACGTGGCTGGACAACGACGATATCCCGGCCTGGTGGGCCTCTCACGTCAACAGAAACGAGACGACGACGGTCCGAGTCGACCCCGAGGTCGGCATCACCTATGCCGGACTCCGACTCCCGGCAACGGGGTTGACCCGGACACGAACCGTTCGGACGAATCTACTCGAGCCCCTGCGGACGAACGAGAGCCGACAGGTTCGGGCCGGCGGTCGGACGGTGTTCGTCGTCGACGAGACGGCCGCGCAGTGGGCCAGGGCCACGGTCGACCGGTCGCCGATCGACGCGTCGGCGACGGTCACGAACCCGACGTCGGTTCCGGTGCCGGTCACCGAGATCGGGTACACGGTTCGGCTGAACGGTATCGTCGTCGGTCAGGGCGTCGCCGCCCGACGAACGGTGATTCCACCGGGCAGTACACGAACGCTCGATGCGAACGCGACGATCGACACTTCCAGGCTCGACGAGTGGTGGATTACACACGTCCGGAACGACGAAACGTCGACGCTGTCGGTCGAGTTCGACGCGACCCTCGAGTACGGCGGCGTGACGCGGACGCTCCCGCTCGACGTTCTCTCGTACGAGCGGACGTTCGAGACGGATCTGCTCGGCGACGAGACCGACGAGACGGGGGATTCGTCTCGAAACCGGGAGTCGACTCGGAACCGATCCCGGACCGCACGGGACGAGCCGCCGTTCGGCCGGAGACGTCCCGCGTAG
- a CDS encoding HAD family hydrolase, with the protein MTAIVFDLDGTLLRTSRDYRDVLADAIADVRGDAPQEWLTAYDEAFFEQFSALEPDPVRRAFARIDDCADPEPYANALLEREIESLSPPRNAHEDLDRLAETYALGVLTNGVRDWQLAKLRAHGLETYFDAVVASYEVGAHKPDAPPYRLLEDRLPADRHGLVGDSDADVDGATNAGWAASRYDGGGFGELPGTLFRR; encoded by the coding sequence ATGACGGCGATCGTGTTCGATCTCGATGGAACGTTGCTTCGCACGAGTCGAGACTACCGTGACGTCCTTGCCGACGCAATCGCCGACGTCCGGGGAGATGCACCCCAGGAGTGGCTCACAGCGTACGACGAGGCGTTCTTCGAACAGTTTTCGGCACTCGAACCGGACCCGGTTCGGCGGGCGTTCGCTCGAATCGACGACTGCGCCGATCCCGAACCGTACGCGAACGCCCTCCTCGAACGCGAGATCGAGTCGCTGTCGCCGCCGCGGAACGCGCACGAGGATCTCGATCGGTTGGCCGAGACGTACGCCCTCGGCGTACTCACGAACGGCGTCCGCGACTGGCAACTGGCGAAGCTCCGGGCACACGGCCTCGAGACGTACTTCGACGCCGTCGTCGCCTCCTACGAGGTGGGTGCGCACAAGCCGGATGCGCCACCGTATCGGCTGCTCGAGGACCGACTCCCGGCGGATCGGCACGGACTGGTCGGAGACAGCGACGCCGACGTCGATGGGGCGACGAACGCCGGGTGGGCCGCGTCCCGCTACGATGGTGGCGGGTTCGGAGAACTCCCTGGGACTCTCTTTCGACGCTGA
- a CDS encoding ion transporter translates to MPADPSLRSRDTRALVRFYLLDHRTWLGKGIDIALLGLNLVFVAILVAETYPLSSSVRTVLWNAEVAIAVVFLLEYVLRLYGAENRLAEALNVYSAIDLIAILPTLLVVVWPGAATVASVGFLRVIRVVRVLRFYRFTQDAEFFFGTISDNALRALKLLLTVLVLFFVSAGLFYSAEHAANPAVDTFGDAFYYVVVALSTVGFGDVVPVTAGGRWVTVAAILAGIIVIPWQASKIVREWSHRGKVAVTCPNCGLSYHDSDASHCKACGHVIYQEFDSRE, encoded by the coding sequence ATGCCGGCCGACCCGTCGCTCCGGAGTCGCGATACTCGAGCGCTCGTTCGCTTCTACCTGCTGGACCACCGCACGTGGCTGGGAAAGGGGATCGACATCGCGCTGTTGGGACTGAACCTCGTCTTCGTCGCCATCCTGGTCGCGGAGACGTATCCGCTCTCTTCGTCCGTCAGAACCGTCCTGTGGAACGCCGAGGTCGCCATCGCCGTGGTGTTTCTGCTGGAGTACGTCCTGCGGCTCTACGGCGCCGAAAACCGTCTCGCGGAGGCGCTCAACGTCTACTCCGCGATCGATCTGATCGCGATCCTGCCGACGCTGCTCGTGGTCGTCTGGCCGGGGGCGGCGACGGTCGCTAGCGTGGGATTCCTCCGCGTGATCCGGGTCGTTCGCGTCCTTCGGTTCTACCGCTTTACGCAGGACGCGGAGTTCTTTTTCGGGACGATTTCGGACAACGCCTTGCGCGCACTGAAACTGTTGTTGACGGTCCTGGTCCTCTTTTTCGTCTCCGCGGGACTGTTTTACAGCGCGGAACACGCGGCCAATCCCGCGGTCGACACGTTCGGCGACGCGTTCTACTACGTCGTGGTGGCGCTGTCGACCGTCGGATTCGGGGACGTCGTCCCGGTGACGGCCGGCGGGCGGTGGGTCACGGTAGCCGCGATCCTCGCGGGCATCATCGTCATCCCGTGGCAGGCGAGCAAGATCGTCCGCGAGTGGAGCCACCGGGGGAAGGTCGCCGTCACCTGTCCGAACTGCGGCCTGTCGTATCACGACTCGGATGCGTCCCACTGCAAGGCGTGCGGCCACGTCATCTACCAGGAGTTCGACTCTCGAGAGTGA
- a CDS encoding pyridoxamine 5'-phosphate oxidase family protein has protein sequence MTEFRGAWTEDEVETFLRETTVPIRIATNRPDGSLWLVALWYRYRDGVFECATGANATLVRFLRRDPGIAFEVSTNDVPYRGIRGSGTAAVTADRDKAVLRALIERYLNGTDTPLARWLLGDDREEVRIEIEPREIYSWDYASRMGAASSEPNA, from the coding sequence ATGACCGAATTCCGCGGCGCCTGGACCGAGGACGAAGTCGAGACGTTCCTCCGGGAGACGACCGTTCCGATCCGGATCGCCACCAACCGGCCCGACGGGTCGCTGTGGCTCGTCGCGCTGTGGTATCGCTACCGCGACGGGGTGTTCGAGTGTGCGACCGGGGCGAACGCGACCCTGGTCCGATTTCTCCGCCGTGACCCCGGAATCGCGTTCGAGGTTTCGACGAACGACGTCCCCTACCGCGGAATCAGGGGCAGCGGGACTGCCGCGGTGACGGCCGATCGCGACAAGGCCGTTCTCCGGGCTCTCATCGAGCGCTATCTCAACGGGACGGATACCCCGCTGGCCCGGTGGTTACTCGGCGACGACCGGGAAGAGGTTCGCATCGAGATCGAACCGCGAGAGATCTACAGCTGGGATTACGCCAGTCGGATGGGCGCGGCCTCGAGCGAACCGAACGCGTAG
- a CDS encoding enoyl-CoA hydratase/isomerase family protein yields MRQEFETIQWSFDESRGVGRIVLDRPDSLNALSGTIRREIIEGFAEFERLDEAADGVAVRAVVVSGAGDAFCAGADVTEFAEGTELTHPELVYEAPSEFAGPVVAEIDGYCLGGGLVFALHCDIRLASERSEFGLPEVDLGIPAIGGGLGALRATVGPGRAKRLAVTGERVDAEQAATDGIVDEVYSRETLSAAVDELVDTIASKPPLAVRSSLDIVDAYRSAPPEQFERRESQRLRESEDYREAVAAFREDREPEFTGQ; encoded by the coding sequence ATGAGACAGGAATTCGAGACCATCCAGTGGTCGTTCGACGAATCGCGCGGCGTCGGCCGGATCGTGCTCGATCGACCGGACTCGCTGAACGCGCTCTCGGGGACGATCAGGCGAGAGATCATCGAGGGCTTCGCCGAGTTCGAGCGCCTCGACGAAGCGGCGGACGGCGTCGCGGTCCGTGCCGTCGTCGTCTCGGGAGCGGGGGACGCGTTCTGTGCGGGCGCGGACGTAACCGAGTTCGCCGAGGGCACCGAACTCACGCACCCCGAACTGGTCTACGAGGCACCGAGCGAGTTCGCCGGTCCCGTGGTCGCCGAGATCGACGGGTACTGTCTGGGCGGCGGACTCGTGTTCGCACTGCACTGCGATATCCGACTCGCGAGCGAGCGCAGCGAGTTCGGCCTGCCGGAGGTCGATCTCGGAATACCGGCCATCGGGGGTGGGCTCGGTGCGTTGCGAGCCACGGTCGGGCCGGGGCGCGCCAAACGCCTCGCCGTAACCGGCGAGCGGGTCGACGCCGAGCAGGCAGCAACCGACGGGATCGTCGACGAGGTGTACTCCCGGGAGACGCTCTCTGCGGCGGTCGACGAACTCGTCGACACCATCGCCTCGAAACCGCCGCTCGCCGTCCGGTCGTCGCTCGACATCGTCGACGCCTACAGGAGCGCCCCGCCCGAGCAGTTCGAACGACGAGAGTCCCAGCGACTCCGAGAGTCCGAAGACTACCGCGAGGCCGTCGCCGCCTTCCGGGAAGATCGCGAGCCGGAGTTCACCGGCCAGTGA
- a CDS encoding sulfatase-like hydrolase/transferase, translating into MPDGKSVVLVTIDSFRTDYCGVAADERDTMPTLASYAEDGLVFENAIAPGAATFESATSFLTGMDPVERPGADRGSREEMKKHVRKHMTARRSIAEEFSERGYETAAFTANPWTSRYFGFDAGFDHFEDFMEEDASRGLLEGGEQKSTVGKLVMNAANWWQGQDMFMSWEALADEITEWTADADEPYFLWVFLVDSHLPYLPPAQYRTQSRLKTYPANMGLFLGRDLPFESVLHDVLTTAYENTLKYTDEFLSHLTEAVGEDPLFVVHGDHGEAFGEHGMYGHGRQLYDPIVNVPLVVRNGPSGHIEEPFSLRRLPALLTGLARGDETVPDRLTEPYVFSSTRMPNVSVRGKDWKYIWSPDERELYDLTDGEDTELDNDDLRAAGQDLVEFWQGSQSEKERVIAAAADLAESGLV; encoded by the coding sequence ATGCCCGACGGCAAGAGCGTGGTCCTCGTTACGATCGACAGTTTCCGTACCGACTACTGCGGCGTTGCTGCGGACGAACGCGACACGATGCCCACGCTCGCGTCCTACGCGGAAGACGGGTTGGTGTTCGAAAACGCGATCGCGCCAGGTGCCGCGACGTTCGAATCGGCGACGTCCTTTCTGACCGGGATGGACCCCGTCGAACGACCGGGCGCGGACCGCGGGAGTCGCGAGGAGATGAAAAAGCACGTCCGCAAACACATGACCGCGCGGCGGAGCATCGCCGAGGAATTCTCCGAGCGGGGATACGAGACGGCCGCGTTTACCGCGAACCCCTGGACCTCGCGGTACTTCGGCTTCGACGCGGGGTTCGATCACTTCGAGGACTTCATGGAAGAAGACGCCTCGAGGGGCCTCCTCGAAGGGGGCGAACAGAAGAGTACCGTCGGGAAGCTGGTAATGAACGCCGCCAACTGGTGGCAAGGCCAGGACATGTTCATGTCCTGGGAGGCGCTCGCGGACGAAATTACTGAGTGGACGGCCGACGCAGACGAGCCGTATTTCCTGTGGGTCTTTCTCGTCGACAGTCACTTGCCTTACCTCCCGCCGGCACAGTACCGGACGCAATCCCGACTGAAAACCTACCCCGCGAACATGGGCCTGTTTCTCGGCCGGGACCTCCCGTTCGAATCCGTGCTCCACGACGTGTTGACGACGGCCTACGAGAACACCCTGAAGTATACGGACGAGTTCCTCTCCCATCTCACCGAAGCGGTCGGCGAGGACCCGCTGTTCGTCGTCCACGGCGATCACGGCGAGGCCTTCGGTGAACACGGCATGTACGGCCACGGCAGGCAACTGTACGACCCGATCGTGAACGTCCCGCTCGTCGTCCGCAACGGGCCGTCGGGGCACATCGAGGAGCCGTTCTCCCTCCGTCGGCTGCCGGCCCTGTTGACAGGCCTCGCACGCGGTGACGAGACGGTTCCGGACCGACTCACCGAGCCCTACGTGTTCTCCTCGACGCGCATGCCGAACGTCTCCGTCCGCGGGAAAGACTGGAAATACATCTGGTCGCCGGACGAGCGCGAGCTATACGACCTCACCGACGGCGAGGACACCGAACTCGACAACGACGACCTCCGTGCGGCCGGACAGGACCTCGTCGAGTTCTGGCAGGGGTCCCAGTCCGAGAAGGAACGCGTCATCGCCGCCGCGGCCGATCTCGCAGAAAGCGGCCTCGTGTAG
- a CDS encoding pyridoxamine 5'-phosphate oxidase family protein — protein MSTLPTEAERLLESEPVMAHLGTCVEGRPHVAPVWYRYADGTVEIVTTGRKLANIRRNPRVSLSIQKDDAGRTRWMVSLLGTAAVIEDEAETTAARRRINEKYGAGPDAYADNTLVRIDVGSATYRTY, from the coding sequence GTGTCGACCCTTCCAACGGAGGCGGAACGGCTGCTCGAGAGCGAGCCGGTGATGGCCCACCTGGGGACCTGCGTCGAGGGACGCCCTCACGTCGCGCCGGTCTGGTACCGATACGCGGACGGGACCGTCGAGATCGTCACGACGGGTCGGAAGCTGGCGAACATCAGGCGGAACCCGCGCGTGTCCCTGTCGATTCAGAAGGACGACGCGGGCCGAACCCGCTGGATGGTGTCCCTGCTGGGGACGGCCGCGGTGATCGAAGACGAAGCCGAGACGACCGCGGCCCGCCGTCGGATCAACGAGAAGTACGGTGCCGGTCCCGACGCCTACGCCGACAACACGCTGGTTCGGATCGACGTCGGCTCGGCGACGTACCGGACGTACTGA
- a CDS encoding glycosyltransferase, whose product MASDDRDGAADVDVSFVVPARNEGDYLEATLASIAALDTDYAFEVIVVDGDSRDETVAIARDYGATVCQEGGSSIAAARNLGADRASGEWLAFVDADTRVRPTYLTELLGFVEANGLAAASSHCRITGPLRAKLMEATINHVFSRLERPVLPGFNCFVHRHAFAESGGFPAVANEDTAFSRSLSRGLPTAYCPSVLVESSGRRIAESGLTGTLWHYARLDVERLRAVG is encoded by the coding sequence ATGGCGAGCGATGATCGAGACGGCGCGGCCGACGTCGACGTCAGCTTCGTGGTGCCCGCGCGAAACGAGGGCGACTACCTCGAGGCGACCCTCGCGAGCATCGCGGCGCTTGACACCGACTACGCGTTCGAGGTGATCGTCGTCGACGGCGACTCCCGCGACGAGACCGTCGCGATCGCCCGCGACTACGGCGCGACGGTCTGCCAGGAAGGCGGCTCGAGCATCGCGGCGGCGCGGAACCTCGGCGCCGACCGCGCGAGCGGGGAGTGGCTCGCTTTCGTCGACGCGGACACGCGAGTCCGGCCGACCTACCTGACCGAGCTGCTCGGCTTCGTCGAAGCCAACGGGCTCGCGGCCGCGAGTTCCCACTGTCGGATCACCGGCCCGCTGCGTGCCAAACTGATGGAGGCGACGATCAATCACGTCTTCTCGCGGCTCGAACGCCCCGTCCTGCCGGGGTTCAACTGCTTCGTCCACCGGCACGCCTTCGCGGAGAGCGGCGGCTTTCCCGCGGTGGCGAACGAAGATACGGCGTTCAGCCGGTCGCTCTCGAGGGGGCTGCCGACGGCGTACTGTCCGTCAGTGCTGGTCGAGAGTTCCGGCCGCCGGATCGCCGAGTCCGGGCTCACCGGAACGCTGTGGCACTACGCGCGACTGGACGTCGAACGCCTTCGGGCCGTCGGGTGA
- a CDS encoding Nif3-like dinuclear metal center hexameric protein codes for MKLSSVVDRLDQRLRTADYADIDASANGLQVGPDEATVERVAFAVDGVRETAERAIEADADLLVVHHGLFWDGFDRVTGRTYDRIAPLIENDVALYVSHLPLDGHQELGNAAGVADLLELEDRSPFGELGPEYVGQRGSTPEPFTPDELRERLASSLETGGQSVRLLAFGPDEIEDVAIVTGSGTDWLDEAVATDADVLVTGESKQQVYHEAREAGLTVVLGGHYATETFGVRSVQDVVEKWGLETTYLEVPTGL; via the coding sequence ATGAAACTCTCGAGCGTCGTCGACCGACTCGACCAGAGACTGCGAACCGCCGACTACGCCGACATCGACGCCAGCGCCAACGGCTTGCAGGTCGGTCCGGACGAGGCCACGGTCGAGCGCGTCGCGTTCGCCGTCGACGGCGTTCGCGAGACGGCCGAGCGCGCGATCGAGGCCGACGCGGATCTACTCGTCGTTCACCACGGGCTTTTCTGGGACGGTTTCGACCGCGTCACGGGCCGAACGTACGACCGGATCGCGCCGCTGATCGAGAACGACGTCGCGCTGTACGTCTCTCACCTTCCGTTGGACGGCCACCAGGAACTCGGCAACGCCGCCGGCGTCGCCGACCTGCTCGAACTCGAAGACCGATCCCCCTTCGGCGAACTCGGTCCCGAGTACGTCGGACAGCGCGGGTCGACGCCCGAACCGTTCACACCCGATGAGTTGCGCGAGCGCCTCGCATCGTCCCTCGAGACCGGCGGCCAGTCCGTTCGGCTGCTCGCGTTCGGTCCCGACGAGATCGAAGACGTGGCGATCGTCACCGGCAGCGGGACCGACTGGCTCGACGAGGCCGTCGCGACGGATGCGGACGTCCTGGTGACCGGCGAGAGCAAACAGCAGGTCTACCACGAAGCACGGGAGGCCGGTCTCACCGTCGTCCTCGGGGGTCATTACGCCACCGAGACCTTCGGCGTGCGCTCGGTCCAGGACGTGGTCGAGAAGTGGGGTCTCGAGACGACTTATCTCGAGGTTCCGACCGGACTGTAG
- a CDS encoding DUF7344 domain-containing protein, whose translation MTRNRPSTLRTRSTQTVSADRPTDGGAPSLCADGGNSSLSTDEAFSLLADPTRRHVLDYLRRVDAAVQRSALARHVAARKLDCDPDEVPTDALERAVTNLHHLALPPLRANGLVEYSDGVVVLIDEDPTVARLLDAAAAAERS comes from the coding sequence ATGACGCGAAATCGGCCGAGCACGTTGCGGACGCGTTCGACGCAGACCGTCTCCGCCGACCGTCCCACCGACGGTGGTGCCCCGTCTCTCTGCGCCGACGGCGGTAACTCGTCGCTTTCCACCGACGAGGCGTTCTCGCTCCTGGCGGATCCCACCCGACGCCACGTCCTCGATTACCTCCGACGAGTAGACGCCGCCGTCCAGCGGAGCGCACTCGCCCGTCACGTCGCAGCCAGGAAACTCGACTGTGACCCCGACGAAGTCCCGACCGACGCACTCGAGCGGGCCGTCACCAACCTGCATCACCTCGCGCTCCCGCCGCTGCGCGCGAACGGCCTCGTCGAATACAGCGACGGCGTGGTCGTGTTGATCGACGAAGACCCGACGGTCGCTCGGCTGTTAGACGCCGCCGCTGCTGCCGAGCGTTCGTGA
- a CDS encoding deoxyhypusine synthase, whose amino-acid sequence MSDDSDSGSEKRDTDGEDHGTDGEEHDHGSEEPNHGDDGGVDHHEPERHTFSHDPIGHAEVRAGMTVGDLADEYGNAGVGAATLHEAVDVTEAMFDDDVTVFFSLAGAMVPTGMRAIVADLIRDGYIDVLVTTGANLTHDAIEAIGGKHHHGEVHAEGKTEREHDETLRDEGVDRIYNVYLPQEFFATFESHLREEVFPVLEADCEEEGAVSIQRLTEELGRANAEINVREDVDENPGIAAAAYENDVPIYCPAVQDSVLGLQAWMYSQTSAFSLDALADMTPLTDIAFDADEAGAFVVGGGVPKNFTLQTMLVTPGAYDYAVQLTMDPKQTGGLSGATLDEARSWGKLEKNAENVSVYADATITLPLVVAAARERLEG is encoded by the coding sequence ATGAGCGACGACTCCGATAGCGGGAGCGAGAAACGCGATACCGACGGCGAGGACCACGGTACCGACGGCGAGGAACACGATCACGGGAGCGAGGAGCCAAATCACGGCGACGACGGGGGAGTAGACCACCACGAGCCCGAGCGCCACACGTTTTCGCACGACCCGATCGGTCACGCCGAGGTCCGCGCGGGCATGACGGTCGGCGACCTCGCGGACGAGTACGGCAACGCTGGGGTCGGTGCGGCGACCCTCCACGAGGCGGTCGACGTGACGGAGGCGATGTTCGACGACGACGTGACCGTCTTCTTCAGCCTGGCGGGTGCGATGGTACCGACGGGAATGCGGGCGATCGTCGCCGACCTGATCCGCGACGGCTACATCGACGTCCTCGTTACGACCGGGGCGAACCTCACTCACGACGCCATCGAGGCAATCGGCGGCAAACACCACCACGGCGAGGTCCACGCGGAAGGCAAGACCGAACGCGAACACGACGAGACGCTGCGCGACGAGGGCGTCGACCGCATCTACAACGTCTACCTTCCCCAGGAATTCTTCGCGACCTTCGAATCCCACCTCCGCGAGGAGGTCTTTCCGGTCCTCGAGGCGGACTGCGAGGAAGAGGGGGCGGTCTCCATTCAGCGGCTCACCGAAGAACTCGGGCGGGCCAACGCCGAAATCAACGTGCGCGAGGACGTCGACGAGAACCCCGGCATCGCCGCCGCCGCGTACGAGAACGACGTGCCGATCTACTGTCCCGCCGTCCAGGACTCCGTCCTCGGGCTCCAGGCGTGGATGTACTCCCAGACCTCCGCGTTCTCGCTGGACGCGCTGGCCGACATGACGCCGCTGACCGACATCGCGTTCGACGCCGACGAGGCCGGCGCGTTCGTCGTCGGCGGCGGCGTACCCAAGAACTTCACCCTCCAGACGATGCTCGTCACCCCCGGCGCCTACGACTACGCCGTCCAGCTGACGATGGACCCCAAACAGACCGGCGGCCTCTCTGGCGCGACCCTCGACGAAGCCCGCTCGTGGGGCAAACTCGAGAAGAACGCCGAGAACGTCTCCGTCTACGCAGACGCGACGATCACGCTCCCGCTCGTGGTCGCGGCCGCGCGCGAGCGACTCGAGGGATAA